One window from the genome of Nicotiana sylvestris chromosome 9, ASM39365v2, whole genome shotgun sequence encodes:
- the LOC138877687 gene encoding secreted RxLR effector protein 161-like, giving the protein MYLANTTRPDITFSVNVLARYSYAPTKRHWNGIKYILRYLKGTTDMGLFYGNNCSPDPVGYADAGYLSDPHKARSQTCYVFTCGGTVISWQSTNQSIVSTSSNHVEIIAIHEASREYVWLRSIIHLIRDKCSLKYDKLPTILYEDNAACIAQLKEGFIKGDRTKHISPK; this is encoded by the coding sequence atgtatcttgctaatactacaaggcctgacataaccttttcagttaatgtcttagcaagatatagctatGCTCCTACAAAGAGACATTGGAATGGAATCAAATACATATTGCGGTATCTAAAAGGAACTActgatatgggcttattttatggcaataattgcaGTCCTGATcctgttggttatgccgatgctgggtatttatccgatccacacaaggctcgatctcaaacatgttatgtatttacctgtggaggcactgtcatatcttggcaaTCGACTAATCAATCAATTGTAtctacttcatctaatcatgttgagataattgctattcatgaagcaagtcgagaatatgtgtggttgaggtctataatacatcttattcgagacaaatgtagTTTGAAATATGACAAACTACCCacgattttgtatgaagacaatgcagcatgcatagcccaacTGAAGgaaggatttataaaaggagataggactaagcacatttcaccaaagtaa